From a region of the Daphnia pulicaria isolate SC F1-1A chromosome 1, SC_F0-13Bv2, whole genome shotgun sequence genome:
- the LOC124328686 gene encoding glucose-6-phosphate exchanger SLC37A2-like translates to MRILEKVYDVPVGVSALEKTSCLKNITPVDKLRWHKFNVLLLTFLSYASYHMARKPTSVVKNVLHQNCTNLTPDEGVNITGIEDTWCSWSPFDGEDASTLLGALDSAFLFSYAFGMYLMGSLGERINVRYFLSIGMMFSGLFGFLFGLAYWTNIHSLAYFIIVQVLAGLFQSTGWPGCVAAVGNWFGKSKRGLIMGIWRSHHSIGNIAGSLIAGAFVEYSWGLSFAVPAAIIFSIGLLTFVFLVPDPRAVGCPVPIHNLELTPSNSEEIVATEDGCKKIDDQDSISVSRSTSNSSHKDEKEQAISFWRAVQIPGVMEYSFSLFFTKLINYTFLYWLPTYLKDSSDTLGSQDAANLSILFDIGGIFGGILAGLLSDMTGMSAFTCAGYFILTIPSLFLYREFGGVSPALNVSLLFLVGFLANGPYALITTAVSADLGTHPELKGSTRALATVTAIIDGTGSIGAAVGPLIAGALSDLENGWDYLFYALMVASALGLLLLTRLMINEAKARCKKNN, encoded by the exons ATGCGGATTCTGGAAAAAGTTTACGATGTTCCGGTGGGTGTCAGTGCTCTGGAAAAGACATCCTGTTTAAAGAACATCACCCCTGTTGATAAACTGCGATG GcacaaattcaatgttttGTTGCTGACCTTTCTGAGCTACGCCAGCTACCATATGGCTCGTAAGCCCACCAGTGTCGTCAAGAATGTTCTCCATCAGAACTGCACCAATTTGACTCCGGACGAAGGTGTCAACATCACCGGCATTGAAGATACTTGGTGCAGCTGGAGCCCATTCG atGGGGAGGATGCTAGCACACTTCTGGGCGCTTTGGATTCcgctttcctcttttcttatgCCTTTGGGATGTACCTCAT GGGTTCACTTGGTGAACGTATTAACGTCCGCTACTTCCTTTCGATCGGCATGATGTTTTCCGGATTGTTTGGCTTTCTATTCGGTTTGGCGTACTGGACAAATATCCACTCGCTGGCCTATTTTATCATTGTCCAG GTTTTAGCTGGTCTATTTCAATCTACCGGCTGGCCTGGCTGCGTAGCTGCCGTGGGCAACTGGTtcggaaaaagtaaaagag gtcTTATTATGGGTATTTGGCGTTCTCACCACAGCATTGGTAACATCGCTGGTTCGCTAATTGCTGGCGCTTTTGTCGAATATTCTTGGGGTCTCTCGTTCGCTGTCCCAGCTGCCATCATCTTCTCAATAGGTCTGCTGACCTTCGTCTTCTTGGTGCCTGACCCACGGGCCGTAGGCTGTCCCGTTCCAATCCACAATCTTGAATTG acACCATCAAATTCCGAAGAAATCGTAGCGACAGAAGATGGGTGCAAAAAAATCGACGACCAGGATTCGATTTCAGTCAGTCGGTCGACCAGCAACAGTTCCCACAAGGATGAGAAGGAACAGGCCATTAGTTTCTGGCGGGCGGTTCAAATTCCT GGCGTCATGGAATATTCCTTCAGTCTCTTCTTCACGAAGCTGATCAACTACACCTTCCTTTACTGGTTGCCTACCTACCTGAAGGACTCca GTGACACTTTGGGGAGCCAAGATGCTGCCAACCTGTCGATTCTGTTCGACATTGGCGGAATATTTGGCGGAATCTTGGCTGGACTTTTGAGTGACATGACGGGCATGAGCGCTTTCACCTGCGCTGGCTACTTTATCCTGACCATTCCTTCT TTGTTCCTTTACCGAGAATTCGGAGGAGTGAGTCCGgctttgaatgtttctttacTGTTCCTGGTGGGTTTCCTGGCAAACGGCCCGTACGCTCTCATCACCACGGCCGTCTCCGCTGATTTGGGGACACACCCCGAGCTGAAAGGCTCTACTCGTGCTTTAGCCACG GTAACTGCTATTATTGACGGCACAGGCTCTATAG GTGCCGCCGTCGGACCTCTTATCGCCGGAGCTTTGTCCGATCTTGAAAACGGCTGGGACTATCTTTTCTATGCCCTGATGGTAGCCAGTGCTTTGGGACTACTG TTGTTGACGCGTTTGATGATCAACGAAGCCAAAGCCAGGTGCAAGAAGAACAACTGA
- the LOC124321250 gene encoding uncharacterized protein LOC124321250 produces MKWIFSLFILLVLTSVDSELFARTNSSNLCSRIPSQSCLHQLSSSPAAQQNSQVCTVEAANNTHPLLCGGQKWNREDICQHDGCGVHLEIYRHMPYPSLPLYRTALNLTLSNVSSSKVKIRFHETSINNFAFCINFTTSSNAAQPFDSLWYDCVFHSRQLEGQPFQLEFLNGPKYGLYLFQLPTEKDVRNGHGFLYVHLHHSPNIVITFQETSGLQTNNTYLIVVCKWHQNNCHIALQHLVDLSNSSTFTSRFKDSLTVSLGKLSISGNFTIKIEDPNCNILSTSCYQATSSFFIIQDFHGNYIFFLPVLGVLVIVALCVSMGYRKKIQLILSGMKKEPIRRKTVLLAHDSTASDYSWIEALKLFLEKWGGFEVLVDFVEIPRSRHKDPLLWYTESMETADWVAVVAPPPPATDQRSPIYRHTFDLALELLAMRISRRLKLKERDVLQQFVVVQPEGGSVPDVCSSFSRFRVPQEFANLISYMDQQEMDGQHVGGPAANHPAHFVDCLRPRSRDNESKLMDSFRMIHQHLVQRNQSLAAMAVRPPTVDDAQHVEEERSSLLNSEDDRERKRQELDRQFGPAIVRLADLPTLG; encoded by the exons ATGAAGTGGATTTTCTCGTTGTTCATTTTGCTGGTGCTGACGAGCGTCGACAGCGAGCTATTTGCTAGAACAAATTCATCGAATCTCTGCTCTCGTATTCCATCACAATCTTGCCTCCATCAACtgagcagcagcccagcagccCAGCAGAACTCTCAAGTGTGCACAGTGGAAGCGGCCAACAACACTCATCCTCTCCTCTGTGGTGGGCAGAAGTGGAATCGTGAAGATATCTGCCAGCATGACGGGTGTGGTGTTCACCTGGAAATCTACAGGCACATGCCTTATCCCTCCTTGCCATTGTACCGCACAGCTCTCAACCTCACCTTGTCCAATGTTTCGTCCAGCAAAGTCAAGATAAGGTTCCACGAGACTTCCATCAACAACTTTGCTTTCTGCATCAATTTTACAACGAGTTCCAACGCAGCTCAACCCTTTGATTCTTTGTGGTATGACTGTGTGTTTCACAGTCGACAACTTGAAGGCCAACCATTTCAGCTGGAATTCCTCAACGGTCCCAAATATGGGCTGTATTTATTCCAACTCCCTACTG AGAAAGATGTCAGGAATGGACATGGCTTTTTGTATGTTCACCTGCATCACAGCCCGAATATTGTCATCACCTTCCAGGAGACATCTGGGCTCCAAACGAACAATACCTATCTAATTGTTGTCTGCAAGTGGCACCAAAACAATTGCCACATTGCGTTACAACATCTGGTGGATCTGAGCAACTCTTCAACGTTTACTAGCAG GTTCAAGGACTCGTTGACAGTTTCTCTGGGCAAACTGTCAATCTCTGGCAATTTCACCATCAAAATCGAAGATCCAAATTGCAACATCCTGTCCACGTCATGTTACCAAGCCACATCGTCCTTTTTCATCATTCAAG ATTTCCATGGGAACTACATTTTCTTCCTGCCAGTCCTTGGCGTTTTGGTAATTGTGGCCTTGTGTGTGAGCATGGGCTACCGCAAGAAAATTCAGCTGATACTATCGG GGATGAAGAAAGAGCCGATCCGACGCAAAACGGTTTTGCTGGCCCACGACTCGACGGCCAGCGATTACAGCTGGATCGAAGCCCTGAAGCTCTTCCTGGAAAAGTGGGGCGGATTTGAGGTCCTTGTCGATTTCGTCGAGATCCCCCGCAGCCGGCACAAGGATCCGCTGCTCTGGTACACGGAATCCATGGAGACGGCCGACTGGGTGGCCGTCGTggccccaccaccacccgccACCGATCAGCGCTCGCCCATTTACCGCCACACGTTCGACCTGGCCCTGGAGCTGCTGGCCATGCGCATCAGCCGCCGGCTCAAACTCAAGGAGCGCGACGTTCTCCAGCAATTTGTCGTCGTCCAGCCGGAAGGCGGATCCGTCCCGGACGTCTGCTCGTCCTTTTCACGATTCCGCGTCCCCCAGGAATTCGCCAATCTAATCAGCTACATGGACCAGCAGGAAATGGACGGCCAGCACGTCGGCGGGCCGGCAGCCAATCACCCCGCTCATTTCGTCGACTGCCTCCGTCCTAGGAGCCGAGACAACGAATCAAAGTTGATGGATTCCTTCCGTATGATCCACCAGCATCTGGTCCAGCGAAATCAGTCGTTAGCGGCGATGGCGGTCCGCCCACCAACAGTTGACGACGCCCAACACGTCGAGGAGGAGCGCTCCTCGTTGCTAAACAGCGAAGATGATCGCGAGCGAAAACGTCAAGAGCTGGATCGCCAATTCGGCCCGGCTATCGTCCGTTTGGCCGATTTGCCGACCCTCGGttga